In a genomic window of Styela clava chromosome 11, kaStyClav1.hap1.2, whole genome shotgun sequence:
- the LOC120335711 gene encoding uncharacterized protein LOC120335711: MGILRKGILQLQQIFHANRRGISEYAKKYGQRIGDQELKPRLHPVSLTVQFGIGALLLKHVVDDRKEHYKVFTENYEEGREYLKNTDSLNRFLYKRYPEVDKFLENKVGNIDFYEPTNKEIFIRKDVKITNVKDP; this comes from the exons ATGGGAATCTTACGTAAAG GCATCTTGCAGCTGCAGCAAATTTTTCATGCAAACAGACGTGGTATTAGTGAATACGCGAAGAAGTATGGACAACGCATTGGAGACCAGGAATTAAAACCCAGATTGCACCCGGTTTCTCTCACAGTTCAATTTGGTATTGGCGCTCTACTGCTAAAGCAT GTTGTTGATGATCGAAAAGAGCATTACAAAGTGTTCACAGAAAATTATGAAGAGGGCAGGgagtatttgaaaaatacagaTTCTCTTAACAGATTCCTATATAAGCGCTACCCAGAAGTTGACAAATTTCTTGAAAACAAAGTGGGAAATATTGATTTCTATGAACCAACCAACAAAGAGATTTTCATCAGAAAAGACGTCAAAATTACAAACGTTAAAGATCCATGA